The Spirochaetaceae bacterium DNA window CGAGGCGTGGGTACTGACGTTGTTCGAACATGATCCACAACCGGTCGCGCTGCTGCTCGAAGTGGTGTGGCGCTGCGGGGCAACCGACCGATTGGCGAGAAGGACAGCGCAGTTGCTCCGGAGCCGGAACCCGAGCCGCGCCATCGTCGGACAACTAAAATATGCAGGTTGGCACGATACAGGGGATGCGGCTCTAGCGACACTTCTGCGCGCGCTGATGGAGTCTGGATACCGGGAAACGGCAGCGAGCATCCTACAGCGCCGGATGGAGGCTGCCACCACCATCGACCGGTGGCAGCAACTTGCCATGGAATTAGTACTGGATCGTGACCTGATCCGCTGTACCGGGATGCCCAATCATTATTGGCACGACATCGCCAAGATGATGGCTCCGCACCATCCACGAGAAATCTCCTCAACCATTTTTCAAGCACACGCTCAGCGTGATGAATCCGAGCCTTGGTTCCTGCAATACGAAAAGGAAGTTGTCGATGTCCTCCTTGCCTGCACCAAGCATGCGCCATGCCAGGTATGGGACGCACTTCGGCGTCACTTGTGGCCGCCCCGAAAAGCCGTGTTTTTCGTCATCGGTTTTCCTCCCCAGGTGCTCGAGCTTCTACCGCGGGAGGCTATTCTGGCCTGGATCGCCGAGACTCCGGTCGACCAGGCGGCTCGTCGAGCGGCTCTAGTGGCGCTGTTGACGAACAAACAGTCCCTGAGCGATGATAGTCTAGCCGCCGGCATTATCGCTCGGTACGGGAATGATGAGGACGTGAGTGACGCCTTTTTCAGCCACTACGTTTCGGGCACATTCGCAGGCCCCTTGTCGTCTCGATCTCGTGAACTGGCGAACAATCTCGCCGATATTTCCGAACGGACAGCGCTTCCCGGCCTTCGAAGGTGGGCGGCCAAATCTGCCGCCGCGCTGCGCACCATGGCGGAGAGTGAGAAACAAGAGGAGGAGGAACGATCTCTTCTGCTTCGTTGAATGACCCATGCCAACCGACTCTGAGGATGCGTGAAGGTTGATCCAGGACGCCCATCGCCCCATCTATCACCACCTCCCGGAAGACGGCCTGTTGTGGGATCCGTGCGCCGCGGTGTTCAGGGGCGGGCGCTACCACTTGTTCTATCTGCACGACTCGTGGGCGGCGGCGGGGCCGTCGAAGCGGTCGGACGGCTACAACTACAAGGCGTGGGCGCACGTGTCGAGCGAGGACCTCGTGCACTGGCGGCGCCACCCGGACGCGATAGCCCGCGGCCAGACCGGCAACCTGTTCGATTGGAACGGTACGCCGGCGATCGTGTTTCCCCACCCCGACGGCGGCGGCGCCAGTTGCTTCGCCAGCAACCCGGAGGGTGACCTGGAGACCTGGCGGTTCGACCCGGCCGGCGCGGCGCTGCGCCACCCGGTGCAGGGCAACTCGCTGTACCCGGGCAGCAACGACGTCACAGCCTGGCAGGAGGGCGAGTGGTGCCACGTGCTCACCGGCACCCGCGACCAGCGCCACGGCGGCGACACGCAGCACCTGTTCCGCAGCCGCAGCCCGTTCGCTTCGGGCGCGCGCCACGGCGACACCGCGGCGTGGGAGTACGTGCACCAATTCTACCGCTCGCGGCGCGAGTGGACCGCCGCTTCCGACGACTGCGCCTGCCCCGATTTCTTCCGTATCGGCAGTGGAGAGGACGCGAAGTGGATGCTGCTGCACTTCTGCCACAACGCGCCGGGCGGCAGCCGCTACTACCTGGGCAGCTACCGCGACCGCCGCTTCCACCCGGAGTGCTTCGACCGCATCAACTGGCCGGGCGGCAACCTGCACGCGCCGCGGGCGATGCTCGACGACGGCGGCCGCCGCATCCTGTTCGCCAACCTCAACGAGCGCCGGCCGCCGGACGAGTTGGTGGCCGCCGGGTGGAGCGGCTGCATGAGCCTGCCGGTGGCGCTGACGCTCGCCCCGGGTGGCCGGCGGATTCTGTTCGCGCCGGTAGACGAGTTGCAGGCGCTGCGCCACGACCCGCACGAATGGACCGACGTTGCGCTGTCGGGGCCGCGTGCCTCGGCGGATGCGAAGGCGGCGCTCCCCGACGCAGGTGCCGGCGGCGCCGCCTCGGCAGGTCCCTCGAACGGCGCTGCCCGCATGGCCGAGGTGGAGGTCGCGCTCCCGGAGGCGGGCGGCGACGCGTTGGAGATAGAGCTGCAGATCGAGGCCGGCAGCGCCGCCGCCGGCGGCGTCAAGGTGCGCTGCACCCCCGACGGCGCTGAGGAGACCGCCGTCGTTCTCAACGCCGCCGAGCGCGCGGTCGAGATCGAGTTCGGCAAGGCGAACCTGCGCAACGACCTCGCCTTCGCCCGTTGGGACGCCAAGCTGGAACGCCCCGTGCAGAGCGCTCCGCTGGAGTTCGACCCCGAGCAGCCGGTGACCCTGCGCGTATTCCTCGACCACTCGGTGGTGGAGGTATTCGCCGGCGCCGGCGCGGACGCCCGCCGGTTCGAGCGCTACCTCGTGCAGCGCATCTACCCCACCCGCCCCGACGCGCTCGGCGTGAAGCTGTTCAGCCGCGGCGGCACGGCCCTGGCGCGCCGCGTGCGCACTTGGCGGATGCATCCCGCCTGAAAGCGCGACTGTCTCCACGAAGCACTCTCCGACCGGCCGGGAGAGCTATTACTAACAGGGGCGAACATCGGAGGTCACCGGTGGGCAAGCTGAAGCATCTGTCAGGACGAGAGGTTTGTCGGATCCTTCAAGCCCATGGGTTCGTAGAGGTTCGCCGCCGGGGCAGCCATGTGGTCGTGCAGAAGCGGGAAGGGGAAGACACGGTAACCGTTCCTGTTCCTGATCACTCGGAGGTCCGTATCGGGACGCTGACGGCGATCATCCGTCAGTCGGGCGTGCCTCGTTCGGCGTTCGAGTAATCCAGGTAGGTGAGCGAGGAGCCGTGGCAGTCACTTTGGCGTGCGGACTGAGACCTGAACCCGTGTCACGTAGACCTCTGAGCGGAGTCGGCGTGCAATCTCGCCGTCCGAGGCCGTTTCGAAAAACAGTTCCAGCGCTTCCTCAAGGTTGGTGCGGGCCTCCTGGATGGTGTTACCCTGACTGGCTACATCCACCTCCGGGCACAGGGCCACGTAACCGGTGCCCTCGCGCTCGATGATCGCAGTCAATTCCGCGGGAACCTGGCGCCCGCCACCGGATTCCACCTTCGTAGCCTAGCCCGACGCGGGCGCGTGCGTTGAACCAACTGACACCATGACAAAAGTATCGCTCACAATGCAATGTGCGGCAACAGCGCCTCACCCCCCGATACACCCGATGAAACCGGTTGCTGAAAGCGTAAGTGCGCGCGCTACTGTGCCAGGAAGCCGCCGTCTACCGGGATGGCGGCGCCGTTGACGAAGGAGGCGGCGTCGGAGCACAGCCACACCACCAGCTCGGCGACCTCGGGAGGCTGCCCGAAACGGCCGGCGGGGTACATGCGCAGCAGGCGCTCCATGTATTCCGGCCTGTTGCGCATGCCGATGGTCATCGGCGTCCACACGTGGCCCGGACACACCGCGTTGACGCGGATGCCCTTGGCGGCGTAGTCGAGCGCCGCCGACTTGGTCAGGCCCACCACCGCGTGCTTGCTGGCCACGTAGCCGGCCTGCCGGTCGCCGCTCACGCCGCCGCCCGCCAAGCCGTAGATGGAGGCGACGTTGCACACCGCCCCGCCGCCCTGCTCCACCATCTGGCGCAACTCCTGCTGCATGCACAGGAACACCCCGTGCAGATTGACCGCGATGGTGCGCTGCCAGCGCTCCCACGACACCTCGGTCACGCTGCGCCCGTCGCCGCCGACGCCGGCGCTGTTGAACGCGCAGTCCAGCCGCCCCCAGCGTTCCAGCGTCGCAGCCAGCAGCGCTTCCACGTCGGCCGGCTCGGTCACGTCGGTCTGCACCACGAT harbors:
- a CDS encoding GH32 C-terminal domain-containing protein, with translation MIQDAHRPIYHHLPEDGLLWDPCAAVFRGGRYHLFYLHDSWAAAGPSKRSDGYNYKAWAHVSSEDLVHWRRHPDAIARGQTGNLFDWNGTPAIVFPHPDGGGASCFASNPEGDLETWRFDPAGAALRHPVQGNSLYPGSNDVTAWQEGEWCHVLTGTRDQRHGGDTQHLFRSRSPFASGARHGDTAAWEYVHQFYRSRREWTAASDDCACPDFFRIGSGEDAKWMLLHFCHNAPGGSRYYLGSYRDRRFHPECFDRINWPGGNLHAPRAMLDDGGRRILFANLNERRPPDELVAAGWSGCMSLPVALTLAPGGRRILFAPVDELQALRHDPHEWTDVALSGPRASADAKAALPDAGAGGAASAGPSNGAARMAEVEVALPEAGGDALEIELQIEAGSAAAGGVKVRCTPDGAEETAVVLNAAERAVEIEFGKANLRNDLAFARWDAKLERPVQSAPLEFDPEQPVTLRVFLDHSVVEVFAGAGADARRFERYLVQRIYPTRPDALGVKLFSRGGTALARRVRTWRMHPA
- a CDS encoding type II toxin-antitoxin system HicA family toxin — protein: MGKLKHLSGREVCRILQAHGFVEVRRRGSHVVVQKREGEDTVTVPVPDHSEVRIGTLTAIIRQSGVPRSAFE
- a CDS encoding type II toxin-antitoxin system HicB family antitoxin; translation: MESGGGRQVPAELTAIIEREGTGYVALCPEVDVASQGNTIQEARTNLEEALELFFETASDGEIARRLRSEVYVTRVQVSVRTPK
- a CDS encoding SDR family oxidoreductase, with product MADSTKQDTGAGVDRLPTSLDGRVALITGGGSGLGRASAVVFARQGARVVVADQNAAGCEETAHAVAAAGGEAIVVQTDVTEPADVEALLAATLERWGRLDCAFNSAGVGGDGRSVTEVSWERWQRTIAVNLHGVFLCMQQELRQMVEQGGGAVCNVASIYGLAGGGVSGDRQAGYVASKHAVVGLTKSAALDYAAKGIRVNAVCPGHVWTPMTIGMRNRPEYMERLLRMYPAGRFGQPPEVAELVVWLCSDAASFVNGAAIPVDGGFLAQ